A stretch of the Onychomys torridus chromosome 23, mOncTor1.1, whole genome shotgun sequence genome encodes the following:
- the Ankzf1 gene encoding ankyrin repeat and zinc finger domain-containing protein 1 isoform X1, with protein MSPAPGAALAPASISLLDLSAEAPLIRGLSLVSQAPAEALAGASHTPCPGESTLSGRKVSPCSLDISEKLFCSACDQIFQNHQEQREHYKLDWHRFNLKQRLKNKPLLSASDFEKQSSTGDLSSISGSEDSDSSSEEDSLTLDEGRAEFEKPNRPQGFYPHRVLFKNAQGQFLYAYRCVLGPHQIPPEKAELLLQSLQSGGPRYYVVLMAAAGHFAGAIFQGREVVTHKTFHRYTVRAKRGTAQGLRDAQGRPSRSAGASLRRYNEAMLYKDVRDLLAGPTWAKALGEADIILLRAPRSGRSLFFGGQGAPLQKDDSRLWDIPLTTRRPTFGELQRVLHKLTALQVYDEDPREMVRFHSPEKHWKPVREDRKKATDKGKAKVPSDENKAPGQDEKSLKQGSESQEEDGSQGELELVELTLGTLDLREFEVLPKRRRRKKKKERSQDQQCGTHGTLLQQSQDEPLPQADQVVTTKAPDQPELWDTLLSACRAGEVEVLKLQLAAGPVDPGVRSLLNAPLGSGGFTLLHAAAAAGRGLVVRLLLEAGADPTVQDSRARPPYTVAADKATRNEFRRFMEKNLDAYDYNKARVPGPLTQEMEARQAARKKEQKAARRQREQQQQKQREQEEQEQEEQRRFAALSDREKRALAAERRLAAQLGAPGPPVPDSAAVNAGRCWSCGVSLQGLIPFHYLDFSFCSTRCLRDHRSRAGGPSS; from the exons CTCCCTATTGGACCTCAGCGCGGAAGCTCCACTCATTCGGGGCCTGAGCCTGGTGAGCCAAGCACCCGCGGAGGCTCTGGCCGGGGCGTCGCATACTCCCTGTCCAG GAGAGAGCACACTGTCAGGAAGAAAAGTATCCCCATGTTCTCTGGATATTTCAGAGAAATTATTTTGTTCAGCCTGTGACCAGATCTTCCAGAACCACCAGGAACAG AGAGAGCATTATAAACTTGATTGGCATCGCTTTAACCTAAAACAACGTCTCAAGAACAAGCCTCTCTTGTCTGCTTCAGACTTTGAAAAGCAGAGCTCCACAG GAGATCTTTCCAGCATCTCAGGATCAGAAGACTCAGACTCATCTAGCGAGGAGGACTCGCTGACGCTGGATGAGGGGAGGGCTGAGTTTGAAAAACCTAACCGACCCCAAGGATTCTACCCACATCGGGTCCTTTTCAAAAATGCCCAAGGCCAGTTTCTTTATGCCTATCGCTGTGTCCTAGGCCCTCACCAG ATTCCCCCAGAAAAAGCGGAGTTGCTGCTACAGAGCCTGCAAAGTGGAGGTCCCAGGTACTACGTGGTGCTCATGGCTGCGGCTGGGCATTTTGCTGGTGCCATTTTTCAAGG AAGAGAAGTGGTGACACACAAAACCTTTCACCGTTATACCGTGCGGGCCAAGAGGGGCACAGCCCAGGGCCTTCGGGATGCCCAGGGGAGGCCATCACGTTCTGCTGGAGCCAGCTTGAGGCGTTACAATGAAGCCATGTTGTATAAG GATGTTCGTGACCTGCTAgcagggccaacctgggctaaagCACTGGGGGAGGCAGACATAATACTGCTACGTGCCCCACGCTCTGGCCGGTCCTTGTTCTTTGGAGGCCAAGGGGCACCCTTGCAGAAGGATGATTCCCGACTTTGGGATATCCCCCTCACCACCCGAAGACCCACTTTTGGAGAGCTTCAGCGTGTGCTTCATAAGCTGACAGCCTTGCAGGTGTATG ATGAAGACCCTCGAGAAATGGTCAGATTTCATTCACCTGAGAAACACTGGAAGCCAgtgagagaggacaggaaaaaGGCTACTGATAAAGGAAAAGCAAAGGTCCCCAGTGATGAAAATAAGGCACCTGGGCAGGATGAAAAATCACTCAAACAAG GTTCAGAGTCTCAGGAAGAGGATGGCTCCCAAGGAGAGTTGGAGCTAGTAGAGTTGACACTGGGGACCCTGGATCTTCGTGAATTTGAGGTGTTGCCCAAgcggaggaggaggaaaaagaagaaagagagaagtcaAGACCAGCAGTGTGGGACACATGGGACTCTTCTCCAGCAATCTCAAGACGAGCCTCTCCCACAGGCAGACCAAGTGGTCACAACCAAAGCCCCTGATCAGCCAGAGCTCTGGGACACGCTTCTGTCTGCTTGCCGAGCTGGGGAAGTTGAGGTGCTAAAGCTCCAGCTAGCTGCGGGGCCTGTCGACCCTGGAGTTAGGTCTCTACTCAATGCCCCTTTGGGCTCTGGTGGCTTTACTCTCCTGCACGCAGCAGCCGCAGCTGGAAGAGGCTTAGTAGTCCGTCTTCTGTTGGAGGCAGGTGCTGACCCTACTGTGCA GGACTCTAGGGCCCGGCCACCTTATACTGTAGCAGCTGACAAAGCCACACGGAATGAATTCCGAAGGTTCATGGAGAAGAATCTTGATGCCTATGATTACAACAAGGCTCGG GTGCCAGGGCCACTGACTCAAGAAATGGAGGCCCGCCAGGCTGCAAGGAAGAAGGAGCAGAAGGCGGCCCGCCGACAgcgggagcagcagcagcagaagcagagggagcaggaagagcaggagcaAGAAGAGCAGCGGCGATTTGCTGCCCTCAGTGACAGAGAGAAG AGAGCTCTGGCTGCAGAACGCCGACTCGCCGCCCAGTTGGGAGCCCCTGGCCCTCCAGTTCCTGACTCTGCGGCTGTCAACGCTGG ACGCTGTTGGAGTTGTGGCGTATCCCTCCAAGGCCTCATTCCCTTTCACTACCTCGACTTCTCTTTCTGCTCCACACGTTGCCTCCGAGACCATCGCAGTCGGGCAGGGGGGCCTTCTTCCTGA
- the Ankzf1 gene encoding ankyrin repeat and zinc finger domain-containing protein 1 isoform X2 → MSPAPGAALAPASISLLDLSAEAPLIRGLSLVSQAPAEALAGASHTPCPGESTLSGRKVSPCSLDISEKLFCSACDQIFQNHQEQIPPEKAELLLQSLQSGGPRYYVVLMAAAGHFAGAIFQGREVVTHKTFHRYTVRAKRGTAQGLRDAQGRPSRSAGASLRRYNEAMLYKDVRDLLAGPTWAKALGEADIILLRAPRSGRSLFFGGQGAPLQKDDSRLWDIPLTTRRPTFGELQRVLHKLTALQVYDEDPREMVRFHSPEKHWKPVREDRKKATDKGKAKVPSDENKAPGQDEKSLKQGSESQEEDGSQGELELVELTLGTLDLREFEVLPKRRRRKKKKERSQDQQCGTHGTLLQQSQDEPLPQADQVVTTKAPDQPELWDTLLSACRAGEVEVLKLQLAAGPVDPGVRSLLNAPLGSGGFTLLHAAAAAGRGLVVRLLLEAGADPTVQDSRARPPYTVAADKATRNEFRRFMEKNLDAYDYNKARVPGPLTQEMEARQAARKKEQKAARRQREQQQQKQREQEEQEQEEQRRFAALSDREKRALAAERRLAAQLGAPGPPVPDSAAVNAGRCWSCGVSLQGLIPFHYLDFSFCSTRCLRDHRSRAGGPSS, encoded by the exons CTCCCTATTGGACCTCAGCGCGGAAGCTCCACTCATTCGGGGCCTGAGCCTGGTGAGCCAAGCACCCGCGGAGGCTCTGGCCGGGGCGTCGCATACTCCCTGTCCAG GAGAGAGCACACTGTCAGGAAGAAAAGTATCCCCATGTTCTCTGGATATTTCAGAGAAATTATTTTGTTCAGCCTGTGACCAGATCTTCCAGAACCACCAGGAACAG ATTCCCCCAGAAAAAGCGGAGTTGCTGCTACAGAGCCTGCAAAGTGGAGGTCCCAGGTACTACGTGGTGCTCATGGCTGCGGCTGGGCATTTTGCTGGTGCCATTTTTCAAGG AAGAGAAGTGGTGACACACAAAACCTTTCACCGTTATACCGTGCGGGCCAAGAGGGGCACAGCCCAGGGCCTTCGGGATGCCCAGGGGAGGCCATCACGTTCTGCTGGAGCCAGCTTGAGGCGTTACAATGAAGCCATGTTGTATAAG GATGTTCGTGACCTGCTAgcagggccaacctgggctaaagCACTGGGGGAGGCAGACATAATACTGCTACGTGCCCCACGCTCTGGCCGGTCCTTGTTCTTTGGAGGCCAAGGGGCACCCTTGCAGAAGGATGATTCCCGACTTTGGGATATCCCCCTCACCACCCGAAGACCCACTTTTGGAGAGCTTCAGCGTGTGCTTCATAAGCTGACAGCCTTGCAGGTGTATG ATGAAGACCCTCGAGAAATGGTCAGATTTCATTCACCTGAGAAACACTGGAAGCCAgtgagagaggacaggaaaaaGGCTACTGATAAAGGAAAAGCAAAGGTCCCCAGTGATGAAAATAAGGCACCTGGGCAGGATGAAAAATCACTCAAACAAG GTTCAGAGTCTCAGGAAGAGGATGGCTCCCAAGGAGAGTTGGAGCTAGTAGAGTTGACACTGGGGACCCTGGATCTTCGTGAATTTGAGGTGTTGCCCAAgcggaggaggaggaaaaagaagaaagagagaagtcaAGACCAGCAGTGTGGGACACATGGGACTCTTCTCCAGCAATCTCAAGACGAGCCTCTCCCACAGGCAGACCAAGTGGTCACAACCAAAGCCCCTGATCAGCCAGAGCTCTGGGACACGCTTCTGTCTGCTTGCCGAGCTGGGGAAGTTGAGGTGCTAAAGCTCCAGCTAGCTGCGGGGCCTGTCGACCCTGGAGTTAGGTCTCTACTCAATGCCCCTTTGGGCTCTGGTGGCTTTACTCTCCTGCACGCAGCAGCCGCAGCTGGAAGAGGCTTAGTAGTCCGTCTTCTGTTGGAGGCAGGTGCTGACCCTACTGTGCA GGACTCTAGGGCCCGGCCACCTTATACTGTAGCAGCTGACAAAGCCACACGGAATGAATTCCGAAGGTTCATGGAGAAGAATCTTGATGCCTATGATTACAACAAGGCTCGG GTGCCAGGGCCACTGACTCAAGAAATGGAGGCCCGCCAGGCTGCAAGGAAGAAGGAGCAGAAGGCGGCCCGCCGACAgcgggagcagcagcagcagaagcagagggagcaggaagagcaggagcaAGAAGAGCAGCGGCGATTTGCTGCCCTCAGTGACAGAGAGAAG AGAGCTCTGGCTGCAGAACGCCGACTCGCCGCCCAGTTGGGAGCCCCTGGCCCTCCAGTTCCTGACTCTGCGGCTGTCAACGCTGG ACGCTGTTGGAGTTGTGGCGTATCCCTCCAAGGCCTCATTCCCTTTCACTACCTCGACTTCTCTTTCTGCTCCACACGTTGCCTCCGAGACCATCGCAGTCGGGCAGGGGGGCCTTCTTCCTGA
- the Ankzf1 gene encoding ankyrin repeat and zinc finger domain-containing protein 1 isoform X3, with product MLGDLSSISGSEDSDSSSEEDSLTLDEGRAEFEKPNRPQGFYPHRVLFKNAQGQFLYAYRCVLGPHQIPPEKAELLLQSLQSGGPRYYVVLMAAAGHFAGAIFQGREVVTHKTFHRYTVRAKRGTAQGLRDAQGRPSRSAGASLRRYNEAMLYKDVRDLLAGPTWAKALGEADIILLRAPRSGRSLFFGGQGAPLQKDDSRLWDIPLTTRRPTFGELQRVLHKLTALQVYDEDPREMVRFHSPEKHWKPVREDRKKATDKGKAKVPSDENKAPGQDEKSLKQGSESQEEDGSQGELELVELTLGTLDLREFEVLPKRRRRKKKKERSQDQQCGTHGTLLQQSQDEPLPQADQVVTTKAPDQPELWDTLLSACRAGEVEVLKLQLAAGPVDPGVRSLLNAPLGSGGFTLLHAAAAAGRGLVVRLLLEAGADPTVQDSRARPPYTVAADKATRNEFRRFMEKNLDAYDYNKARVPGPLTQEMEARQAARKKEQKAARRQREQQQQKQREQEEQEQEEQRRFAALSDREKRALAAERRLAAQLGAPGPPVPDSAAVNAGRCWSCGVSLQGLIPFHYLDFSFCSTRCLRDHRSRAGGPSS from the exons ATGCTTG GAGATCTTTCCAGCATCTCAGGATCAGAAGACTCAGACTCATCTAGCGAGGAGGACTCGCTGACGCTGGATGAGGGGAGGGCTGAGTTTGAAAAACCTAACCGACCCCAAGGATTCTACCCACATCGGGTCCTTTTCAAAAATGCCCAAGGCCAGTTTCTTTATGCCTATCGCTGTGTCCTAGGCCCTCACCAG ATTCCCCCAGAAAAAGCGGAGTTGCTGCTACAGAGCCTGCAAAGTGGAGGTCCCAGGTACTACGTGGTGCTCATGGCTGCGGCTGGGCATTTTGCTGGTGCCATTTTTCAAGG AAGAGAAGTGGTGACACACAAAACCTTTCACCGTTATACCGTGCGGGCCAAGAGGGGCACAGCCCAGGGCCTTCGGGATGCCCAGGGGAGGCCATCACGTTCTGCTGGAGCCAGCTTGAGGCGTTACAATGAAGCCATGTTGTATAAG GATGTTCGTGACCTGCTAgcagggccaacctgggctaaagCACTGGGGGAGGCAGACATAATACTGCTACGTGCCCCACGCTCTGGCCGGTCCTTGTTCTTTGGAGGCCAAGGGGCACCCTTGCAGAAGGATGATTCCCGACTTTGGGATATCCCCCTCACCACCCGAAGACCCACTTTTGGAGAGCTTCAGCGTGTGCTTCATAAGCTGACAGCCTTGCAGGTGTATG ATGAAGACCCTCGAGAAATGGTCAGATTTCATTCACCTGAGAAACACTGGAAGCCAgtgagagaggacaggaaaaaGGCTACTGATAAAGGAAAAGCAAAGGTCCCCAGTGATGAAAATAAGGCACCTGGGCAGGATGAAAAATCACTCAAACAAG GTTCAGAGTCTCAGGAAGAGGATGGCTCCCAAGGAGAGTTGGAGCTAGTAGAGTTGACACTGGGGACCCTGGATCTTCGTGAATTTGAGGTGTTGCCCAAgcggaggaggaggaaaaagaagaaagagagaagtcaAGACCAGCAGTGTGGGACACATGGGACTCTTCTCCAGCAATCTCAAGACGAGCCTCTCCCACAGGCAGACCAAGTGGTCACAACCAAAGCCCCTGATCAGCCAGAGCTCTGGGACACGCTTCTGTCTGCTTGCCGAGCTGGGGAAGTTGAGGTGCTAAAGCTCCAGCTAGCTGCGGGGCCTGTCGACCCTGGAGTTAGGTCTCTACTCAATGCCCCTTTGGGCTCTGGTGGCTTTACTCTCCTGCACGCAGCAGCCGCAGCTGGAAGAGGCTTAGTAGTCCGTCTTCTGTTGGAGGCAGGTGCTGACCCTACTGTGCA GGACTCTAGGGCCCGGCCACCTTATACTGTAGCAGCTGACAAAGCCACACGGAATGAATTCCGAAGGTTCATGGAGAAGAATCTTGATGCCTATGATTACAACAAGGCTCGG GTGCCAGGGCCACTGACTCAAGAAATGGAGGCCCGCCAGGCTGCAAGGAAGAAGGAGCAGAAGGCGGCCCGCCGACAgcgggagcagcagcagcagaagcagagggagcaggaagagcaggagcaAGAAGAGCAGCGGCGATTTGCTGCCCTCAGTGACAGAGAGAAG AGAGCTCTGGCTGCAGAACGCCGACTCGCCGCCCAGTTGGGAGCCCCTGGCCCTCCAGTTCCTGACTCTGCGGCTGTCAACGCTGG ACGCTGTTGGAGTTGTGGCGTATCCCTCCAAGGCCTCATTCCCTTTCACTACCTCGACTTCTCTTTCTGCTCCACACGTTGCCTCCGAGACCATCGCAGTCGGGCAGGGGGGCCTTCTTCCTGA
- the Ankzf1 gene encoding ankyrin repeat and zinc finger domain-containing protein 1 isoform X4, with protein sequence MPKIPPEKAELLLQSLQSGGPRYYVVLMAAAGHFAGAIFQGREVVTHKTFHRYTVRAKRGTAQGLRDAQGRPSRSAGASLRRYNEAMLYKDVRDLLAGPTWAKALGEADIILLRAPRSGRSLFFGGQGAPLQKDDSRLWDIPLTTRRPTFGELQRVLHKLTALQVYDEDPREMVRFHSPEKHWKPVREDRKKATDKGKAKVPSDENKAPGQDEKSLKQGSESQEEDGSQGELELVELTLGTLDLREFEVLPKRRRRKKKKERSQDQQCGTHGTLLQQSQDEPLPQADQVVTTKAPDQPELWDTLLSACRAGEVEVLKLQLAAGPVDPGVRSLLNAPLGSGGFTLLHAAAAAGRGLVVRLLLEAGADPTVQDSRARPPYTVAADKATRNEFRRFMEKNLDAYDYNKARVPGPLTQEMEARQAARKKEQKAARRQREQQQQKQREQEEQEQEEQRRFAALSDREKRALAAERRLAAQLGAPGPPVPDSAAVNAGRCWSCGVSLQGLIPFHYLDFSFCSTRCLRDHRSRAGGPSS encoded by the exons ATGCCCAAG ATTCCCCCAGAAAAAGCGGAGTTGCTGCTACAGAGCCTGCAAAGTGGAGGTCCCAGGTACTACGTGGTGCTCATGGCTGCGGCTGGGCATTTTGCTGGTGCCATTTTTCAAGG AAGAGAAGTGGTGACACACAAAACCTTTCACCGTTATACCGTGCGGGCCAAGAGGGGCACAGCCCAGGGCCTTCGGGATGCCCAGGGGAGGCCATCACGTTCTGCTGGAGCCAGCTTGAGGCGTTACAATGAAGCCATGTTGTATAAG GATGTTCGTGACCTGCTAgcagggccaacctgggctaaagCACTGGGGGAGGCAGACATAATACTGCTACGTGCCCCACGCTCTGGCCGGTCCTTGTTCTTTGGAGGCCAAGGGGCACCCTTGCAGAAGGATGATTCCCGACTTTGGGATATCCCCCTCACCACCCGAAGACCCACTTTTGGAGAGCTTCAGCGTGTGCTTCATAAGCTGACAGCCTTGCAGGTGTATG ATGAAGACCCTCGAGAAATGGTCAGATTTCATTCACCTGAGAAACACTGGAAGCCAgtgagagaggacaggaaaaaGGCTACTGATAAAGGAAAAGCAAAGGTCCCCAGTGATGAAAATAAGGCACCTGGGCAGGATGAAAAATCACTCAAACAAG GTTCAGAGTCTCAGGAAGAGGATGGCTCCCAAGGAGAGTTGGAGCTAGTAGAGTTGACACTGGGGACCCTGGATCTTCGTGAATTTGAGGTGTTGCCCAAgcggaggaggaggaaaaagaagaaagagagaagtcaAGACCAGCAGTGTGGGACACATGGGACTCTTCTCCAGCAATCTCAAGACGAGCCTCTCCCACAGGCAGACCAAGTGGTCACAACCAAAGCCCCTGATCAGCCAGAGCTCTGGGACACGCTTCTGTCTGCTTGCCGAGCTGGGGAAGTTGAGGTGCTAAAGCTCCAGCTAGCTGCGGGGCCTGTCGACCCTGGAGTTAGGTCTCTACTCAATGCCCCTTTGGGCTCTGGTGGCTTTACTCTCCTGCACGCAGCAGCCGCAGCTGGAAGAGGCTTAGTAGTCCGTCTTCTGTTGGAGGCAGGTGCTGACCCTACTGTGCA GGACTCTAGGGCCCGGCCACCTTATACTGTAGCAGCTGACAAAGCCACACGGAATGAATTCCGAAGGTTCATGGAGAAGAATCTTGATGCCTATGATTACAACAAGGCTCGG GTGCCAGGGCCACTGACTCAAGAAATGGAGGCCCGCCAGGCTGCAAGGAAGAAGGAGCAGAAGGCGGCCCGCCGACAgcgggagcagcagcagcagaagcagagggagcaggaagagcaggagcaAGAAGAGCAGCGGCGATTTGCTGCCCTCAGTGACAGAGAGAAG AGAGCTCTGGCTGCAGAACGCCGACTCGCCGCCCAGTTGGGAGCCCCTGGCCCTCCAGTTCCTGACTCTGCGGCTGTCAACGCTGG ACGCTGTTGGAGTTGTGGCGTATCCCTCCAAGGCCTCATTCCCTTTCACTACCTCGACTTCTCTTTCTGCTCCACACGTTGCCTCCGAGACCATCGCAGTCGGGCAGGGGGGCCTTCTTCCTGA